In the genome of Arthrobacter alpinus, the window TCAGCATCGTTGAAGTAGGCCGGGACGGTGATAACAGCGTCGGTGACCTTCTCACCCAAGTATGCTTCGGCGTCGTTCTTGAGCTTCATCAAGATACGTGCGGAGATTTCCTGAGCCGTGTACTTCTTGCCGTCGATGTCGACGTTCCAGTCGGTGCCCATGTGGCGCTTGACGGAAGCGATGGTGCGGTCGATGTTGTTGACGGCCTGGCGCTTGGCGATTTCGCCGACCAGTACTTCGCCGGACTTGGAGAAGGCAACGATCGAGGGGGTGGTGCGGCCACCTTCGGCGTTGGCGATAACGGTGGGCTCGCCACCTTCCAAGACGGATACAACAGAGTTGGTGGTTCCGAGGTCAATACCTACGGCACGTGACATAAGTGGTTCCTTTCATGAGCCGCTGCGTGAACTTGTCCGTCACCGGGATGGTGGTCGGGTCGCTCAACCAGCGGTATTGAGCGTTCTGCACTCAACTTTACTCAGGCTCGTTTTGTTGTCAAATGAAGTTGAGCGTAGTTGACTCAACTTTCACGTTGGGCGAACAAGATCGACGCCGGATGGCAGGTTTCAGTGCCCCGCGTCACCTCCCGCGGAGGTGTGTTGGGGACGGACGCGTGGATGACGGCCGTCCACTCTCCAAGAAACTCTGGCCGCTGCCGCTCCGACGGGCGTACGCTCCATGCATGAGCGATCAAACGGGTCAAGAACAAGGCGACGTCTACACACACGGACACCACGAGAGCGTGCTGCGGTCGCACGCCTCACGCACGGCCGTAAATTCCGCGGCATATCTGATTCCGCACCTCAGTCATGGGCTCAAGGTGCTGGACGTGGGTTCGGGTCCCGGCACCATAACGGCCGATTTCGCCCAGCTGGTTGCTCCCGGCGAGGTCCTGGGGTTGGACCGTGCACCCGAGGTGGTGGCCGCGGCAACAGTGCTGGCCAGAGAGCGCCACCTGCACAACCTCAGCTTTGAGACCGGCGATGTCTACAACCTGGACTTCTCCGATGACAGCTTTGATGTGGTGCACGCACACCAGGTGTTGCAGCACCTGACGGATCCGGTGGAGGCGTTGCGTGAAATGCGCCGCGTCGCGAAACCGGGTGGCATCGTGGCCGTCCGCGACGCCGATTTTCATGGCATGTCCTGGTACCCGCAGCTGCCGGAACTCGAGGAGTGGATGGCGCTGTATCAGCAGGTGGCGCGGCACAACCAGGCGGAACCCGACGCCGGGCGACGCTTGCTCCACTGGGCCCAGGCCGCAGGATTCAGCGACGTCACGCCGTCGAGCGCCAACTGGTTGTATGCCACGGAGGAACAACGGGCCTGGTTGGCCGCCGTCTGGGCGGACCGAACCGTGGGCTCGGCATTTGCCGAACAAGCCGTGGCCTACGGTTTTGCAGACGCGGCTACACTGACCAGGATCTCTGCGGGTTGGCGGGCATGGGGCGCCGCCAAAGACGGTTGGTTCCTGATGCCCAATGGGGAGATTGTCGCCCGCGCCTGACACCGCCCTGCACAAACATGCTTTGTCCGCCTATGCGGCTATTGGCATGTGCACGCCCGTAAACTAGGCGGGTGCAATTCTCACTGTGGCTTGCCCTCGCGGGTGCCGGCGCCATGATTAGCCTGACTCCCGGCGCAGGCGCCATCAACACCATGTCCAACGCGCTCTCTTCGGGCTTCCGCCGGTCCATTTGGGGCATCCTGGGCCAGCAACTGGCGCTGGTTGTCCATGTGGTCATCGTGGCGGCGGGTGTGGGCATCATTGTGTCCAATTCACCCTTCCTGTTCATGATGATCCGCTACGTGGGCGCCGCTTATCTGGTGTATTTGGGTGTCCGGAAGCTGCTTGCCAAGGCTGAGAAGGTCGACGCCGGGGACTCGCCTGCCCCTGTTGAGTCCGGCTTCTCGATGTTCCGGCGCGGGCTGTGGGTTAACCTGCTCAATCCCAAGGCGATCGTATTCTTCTTGGCGTTCATGCCGCAGTTCATCCGCCCCAATGAGCCGCTGCTGCCGCAATACGTCATCCTGACAGCCACAGTTGTTGTCATTGACATCATCGTCATGTGGTTCATTTTCGCCGCCGGCGCCAAGCAGCTCAAAAACGTCACGGCCAGTGAGCGCGGCCAGCTGATCTTGAACCGCGTCTTCGGCATCCTCTTCATCGCCGTGGGTATTCTGCTGGCGTTGGCGTAGCGTCTTTTGCCGCCGCGGATAGAATGACCCCCATGAGCAATCCCTACCGGATCATGACCGTTTGCACCGGCAATATCTGCCGCTCCCCCATGGCTGAATTCATGCTGGCGGACGCTGCTGCCGAATCCGGCCTTGAGGTTGAGGTGGACTCTGCGGGAACCACTTCATGGGAGGCGGGGAAACCGATCGACCCACGGGCCAAGGCCGTTCTGGCTCGTCACGGTGTTGCCGCTGGCGACCACGCCGCGCGTAAATTCCAGCCGGCGTGGTTTGCCGAGCGTGATCTGATCTTGGCACTGGACACGGACCACTTCGATGCCTTGATCGCCCTTGCCCCTGACCCGGCGTCGGCCGCCAAGGTGCGCATGTTGCGGTCCTTCGATCCCGCCATGGCTCATGTGGCCACTGCCCAGCAGGGCATTTACGATCCTTGGTACGGCGACTCAAAAGATTTTGAGGCCAGCTGGAAGCTGATCGCCGCCGCCATTCCGGGCATCTTGGCGCACTCCACGGCCAACGGCACCGCGCGTGGCTGATCGTCCCGTCATCATCGCCGTGGACGGCCGTTCAGGCGCCGGAAAGACCACCATTGCGGTAGAGTTGGCGGCCTTGCTGCGCCGGCATCGTGCGGTTTCCCTGTTTCACCTTGAGGACATTTACCCGGGTTGGGATGGTTTGGCCGGCGGCGTGGAGCGCTACATCGACTCCGTGCTGCAGCCGCTGCGCGAGGGCCTTGCCGCCACGTGGACAGCGTGGGATTGGGAGGCCGCGAACGACGGCGCCGCCCGCACCACCGCTGTTGCCCCGGTGGTGCTTGTGGAGGGTGTTGGCTCCTCACATGGGCGTGCTGCCGATTTTCTGGACGCCGTGATTTGGGTGGACACCCCCAGCCAGGCCCGCAAGGCGCGCGCCCTGGCCCGGGATGGCGAAACATACGCACCGTTCTGGGACGCGTGGGCGGAGCAGGAAGAACAGCTGTTGGCCGGCTTGGCCTCGGCAGAGCACGCAGACATCTTGGTGGACGGAACCCACGGCGTGGCCAACGCGCCGGAGTCCGTGCTGGATGCCCTGACGCAACTTCCCGCCATGGAACATGTGCTTGGCCCGGAGCTGGCCAGGCGCCGCGGACTGGAGTTCTCGGCCATCCGCCTTGATGGTCTGCCACCTGCCGAGGACCTCTTCCACGCACTCTACGGGCAGGCTGAAAACGCGGTTTGGCTGGACAGCTCCATGGCAGGCGATGGCACGGCTGCAGCAACCAAGGAAGCGGCGGCTCGATCAAGGTTCTCCATCATGGCCGATAACTCCGGTGGTTTCGGCCAGCTTGCACGCCACAGCCGCGGCCTGACCACGGTGTGTTCCGGTCAGGTGACCGCCCGCATTCGCGGGCCGTTCTTCCGGTGGCTCGATTCGGTGTGGGGCCGCAAAGCCGTGCGGGCGCCACAACACTACCCCGGGGATTTCACCCTAGGCTGGCTGGGCTATCTGGGCTACGAGCTGAAGGCCGAAACCGGCGGCTCAGCTCGAACCGAGGAGAGCACCATTCCCGATGCCGCGCTGCTTTTTGCCGGCCGCGCCGTGGTCATGGACCATCAGGAAAACTGTCTCTACGCCCTGACCCTCAGTGGCCCGCACCAGCCGGGTTCACGCCTTGAAGCCGAAGACTTCCGCACGGCAGTCCGCACGGCCCACGCCGCAACTCAAGGGGAATTGGCCAGCACCGCCGGCCATCCGGCGTCGAGCATTCATGGCGCGGCACCGCATTTCACCGCGTGGGACGGAGAACGCCGCTACAAGGACATGATCGCCGCGTCGCAAGCCGAAATTCATGACGGCAACAGCTACGAGATTTGCCTGACCACGCAGCTCGAGGCGCACACGACTGAACCTGTGGATCCGTGGGTTGCGTACCGAGCCCTGCGGAAGCGGAATCCGGCACCGTTCGCCGCGTTCCTAAGGGTGTCCTCGTTGAGTGTTTGCAGTACCTCGCCCGAACGTTTCCTGCGCATCGATGCGGACGGGCGCATGCGTGCCGAACCCATCAAGGGCACGCGGCGCCGCGATACTGATCCCGGGGTTGATGCCGCGCTCAAGGCTGATCTTGCCAGCTCGCTGAAGGATCGGGCGGAAAATGTGATGATCGTTGACCTGCTGCGTAACGATCTCTCCCACTTTGCCCTGCCGGAATCACTCACGGTTCCGCGACTATGCGCAATCGAAAGTTACGCCACGGTGCATCAGATGGTCAGCACCATCGAGGCGCAGCTGGCGCCGGGCAGCTCCCGCGCGCAAGCCGTGGCCGCCGCATTCCCAGCCGGGTCCATGACGGGAGCCCCGAAGATCAGCACCATGGCCATCCTCGACACCCTCGAAGCAGGCCCGCGCGGCATCTATTCGGGCGCGATCGGCTACTTCTCACTCAATGCGGCCACGGATCTCTCCGTAGTGATCCGCACGCTGGTCCTCCAGGACAAGCACGACGGCGGCACCCACCTTTCCCTGGGAATCGGCGGCGCCATCACGGCCGACTCCGAGGACGAGGCGGAGTGGCAGGAAATTCAAGCCAAGGCCTACGGAGTCCTCTCCACCCTAGGCTCCGACTTCCCGCTGTAATCGGCGGCGGCCCGCCATTTTTCCGGCGACTATCCGACTCCTCGGCCGCGGGCGGCCTGCGGGTCTCCTTTACGTCGCCTACAAAAAATGCCGGCTCCGCCGCCTACTCCGCTCGAAGGCAGCCGAATCCGGTGTTCCCGTAGGTCGCGTAAAGGAGACGCCAAAGGCCGCCCGCGGCCGACGCGTCGGATAGCGACCGAGGGAATGCCGGATTCAGCTGCCACCCGACCACCGCTACTGCAGCGTGGCCGTCAGGCGTGCCACATTGTCCACGTAGCGTGCAAGGACGGGCCGGTTGACCCATTCGTCGAGTTTCAGTTCGCGTGAGACGGCCCGGTAGTGGTCCTCCACGGCGTGCATCTGTTCAACCACTTCGCGGTCGATCATCATGACTGTGACTTCAAGGTTGAGTGAGAAGCTGCGCATGTCCATGTTGGAGGAGCCGATCACGGCCACATCGGAATCCACGGTGAAGTGCTTGGCGTGCAGGACGAACGGCTTGGGGTACAGGTAGATCCGGACACCGGCTTTGAGCAGCGCTTCATAGTAGGAGCGTTGGGCGTGGTGGACCAGGAACTGGTCGCCTGCCTCTGAGACGAAGAGCTCGACTACAACTCCTCGTTGGGCGGCCGTGGTGATGGCGTAGAGCAGGGAATCGTCCGGCACAAAGTAGGGGCTGGAGATCGTGATGCACTCTTCGGCCGAGTAGAGCAGGGTGTTGAAAAGGCGAAGGTTGTTTTCTGTGACGAATCCCGGGCCGCTGGGCACCACTTGGCACAGGGATGCGCCTGCAAATGAATCCCAGTGGTAGGTTGCCAGCTGGTCTTCCAGGTTCTCTTCGGTCTCGGCGGACCAATCGGTGGCAAACATGATGTTGAGCGTTCCAACAATGGGCCCCTCAAGCCGAGACATGAGCTCGACCCATTTCCGGCCAATCTCTTGGTTCTTCTTCTTCCGGTACGAGGGTTCGATGATGTTCTGGGATCCGGTGAAGGCCACCCTCCCATCTACCACCAGGATTTTCCTGTGGTTCCGAAGGTCGGGTCTGCGCCACTGGCCTTTGACGGGCAGCAGCGGCAGCATGCGGCGCCACTGGATCTTGCTGGCCTTGAGTCTGCGGATCATTCCCCGGTAGCCGGGAACCCTGATCGAGCCGATGTGGTCGAAGAGCACGCGCACACGCACACCACGCTCGGCAGCAGCTTCGAGCTCGGTGAAGAGCCGGTCTGTACAACCATCGGAGCTCATAATGTAGAACTCGGCATTGACGAAGTATTCGGCACGGCTGACTTCATCGGCCATGGCGTCCAGTGACTCCTGGTAGCCCTGGATCAGCTGGACGCTATTGGCCCCCAAGGCGGGGAAGGAACCCAGGTTGCGGTTCAGCTCAATGGCGGATTTCACCCAGGCCGGGCCTGCATACTCAGGAACCAGGTCCGCGATCCCGCGGGTCCCTTCCACCACCCGTTGGTTGACGGCGTCCTGTGATTCCCGCCGTCGTCGTGAGAGCCGGAAGTTTCCAAACATCAAGAACAGGACCAGGCCAACATAGGGCAGGAAGAAGATGCACAAGAGCCACGCCATGGCCGTGGTGGGACGCCGGTTTCCGGGGATGATGCCCAATACAGCGATGCGGATGCCCAAATCCACGATCAAGAGAAGCACCGAAAGCCAGGCGCTGCCCGTTGGCAGGCTAAATGCCGTCCAGAACATCCGGTCGTCCCCCTATTTTTACCGGCGCGATGCCAACTCGTAGCTGGAAACCGCAATTGAGAACAGCCTATCGGCATTCCACGCGTCATTGGGGTTCCCCAGACCGCCTGTCATACACCGCACCGGACGGCATTAACCGGTTAGTCTGGGCATTAATTCACCCGCAGATCCGAAGGACATTCATAAATGAGTACTCCCGAAGTCACCATCGACACATTTGCCCTCGATCCTCACAAGCTCACCCAACAAGCCGTTAAGGGGTTGCGCATAGCATTTGCCGTGAGCGGCATTGCCGCTCTGGGACTTGGCGTGGTCCTTTTGCTGTGGCCCACCAAAACCTTGGCAGTTGTCGCCGTGTTCCTTGGCATCAACTTCCTCATCACGGGCGCCGTGAAGGTTGCCGTGGGAATTTTTAGCCACAGCCTCTCAGCAGGCATGCGCATTCTGGACGTGCTGCTTGGCCTGTTCATCCTGGTGGCCGGCATCATCGCCCTGCGTAACTCGGCCGCAACCGGTGAGGCCCTGTTGATCTTCACGGTCATCATGATCGGCATCGGCTGGATCATCGAGGGCGTCATCGCCATGGCTGAGGCCGGCAAGGGCTCCACCCGCCTGTGGGCCATCGTCTTCGGTGCAGTCAGCGTCATTGCCGGCGTCGTGGTCTTGGCAGTTCCCGGATGGACTGCCGCGTGGCTACTGCTCATGACGGCCATCATGCTGATCGTTTTGGGAATCGTGGGGCTGGTGCGGGCCTTCACTTTTGGCAAGCAACTGCTGGCGGGCCGCTAAGCTCTATCGCATGACAGTTTTGGTTTTCCTTGACCCCGCCCACCCCGCAGGCCGTTTGGTCGACGCCTCCTCCCCCGCCATTTTGGCCACGGACCAGGGCGTCACGCGGGGCGACGGGATCTTTGAATCCATGCTTGCCGTCAATGGCGTGCCGCGAAAAATCCAGGCTCACCTTCAACGCCTGGCCGGATCGGCCAGGACCATGGACCTCACCATCCCGCCTGCGGATGTGTGGCAGGCGGCAATTGAGACGGCGGTTGCCGCTTTTGGTGCTGCCGAAGGCCAGCATTCCGGCGCAGCAGTCAACGGCGAAAAGCAGTGCGTCGTCAAGCTCATTGCCACCCGCGGGCCCGAGGGTGGCAACACACCCACGGCATGGGTTCAGGTTTCGGCCATCTCCCCGGCATTGGCCGAACAGCGGGCCAAGGGCTTGGATGTTATTTTGCTCGAACGCGGCTACGACAGCGATATTGCCATCCGCGCACCGTGGCTGCTGCTGGGTGCCAAGACCCTTTCCTACGCCGTGAACATGGCCGCGCTGCGCCACGCACATGAGCAGGGCGCAGACGACGTGATCTTCACCAGTGGTGACTCGCTCGTGTTGGAGGGGCCGACGTCGTCCGTTCTGTTGGCGCATATCTCCGATGACTCGGGCGTCCCTGTGAAAAGGCTCATCACGCCGCACCTGGACACGGGCATTTTGCCCGGCACCACCCAAGGCGCGCTGTTCGCGGCCGCCAAGGAAGCTGGGTGGGAACTCGGCTATGGTCCTGTGACGCCCGCTGACCTGCTCGACGCTGACGCGGTCTGGCTGATTTCCAGCCTGCGGCTGCTGGCCCCGGTGAACACGATCGACGGTGCCGAAATTGGCACGGCCGCCATCCGGGAACGGCTCAGCGAAGAGCTCAGCGCGATACTGGCAACAACACTTTAGGCACGAGTGGGCGTAGCTTGTTGCCCAGGAACATGATGAGCAGAGTCATGGCAACAAATCCAACTGCAATGAGCACGCACGTCACCGCCACCGTGCCATAGCCGCCGTTGGCCGGATTGATGAACGGGTAGGCGTACCAGTTGATGGCCGCCCCGCGGATCAGGGAGTACGCCAGGTAAGCCAGCGGGAACAGTGCCGCCACTCCCACACGTTTGAGCGGGATACTGTGGCGTGGCGGCTGGATGAGCCAGTCTGCCACCACGGCAACCGGCATCACATAGTGAAGCCACGTGTTGATCCACGGCAGCAGTGATCCCAGGTCCACGTCGCGCAGCAGGGTGTTGAAGACA includes:
- a CDS encoding class I SAM-dependent methyltransferase codes for the protein MSDQTGQEQGDVYTHGHHESVLRSHASRTAVNSAAYLIPHLSHGLKVLDVGSGPGTITADFAQLVAPGEVLGLDRAPEVVAAATVLARERHLHNLSFETGDVYNLDFSDDSFDVVHAHQVLQHLTDPVEALREMRRVAKPGGIVAVRDADFHGMSWYPQLPELEEWMALYQQVARHNQAEPDAGRRLLHWAQAAGFSDVTPSSANWLYATEEQRAWLAAVWADRTVGSAFAEQAVAYGFADAATLTRISAGWRAWGAAKDGWFLMPNGEIVARA
- a CDS encoding LysE family transporter translates to MQFSLWLALAGAGAMISLTPGAGAINTMSNALSSGFRRSIWGILGQQLALVVHVVIVAAGVGIIVSNSPFLFMMIRYVGAAYLVYLGVRKLLAKAEKVDAGDSPAPVESGFSMFRRGLWVNLLNPKAIVFFLAFMPQFIRPNEPLLPQYVILTATVVVIDIIVMWFIFAAGAKQLKNVTASERGQLILNRVFGILFIAVGILLALA
- a CDS encoding low molecular weight protein-tyrosine-phosphatase is translated as MSNPYRIMTVCTGNICRSPMAEFMLADAAAESGLEVEVDSAGTTSWEAGKPIDPRAKAVLARHGVAAGDHAARKFQPAWFAERDLILALDTDHFDALIALAPDPASAAKVRMLRSFDPAMAHVATAQQGIYDPWYGDSKDFEASWKLIAAAIPGILAHSTANGTARG
- the pabB gene encoding aminodeoxychorismate synthase component I, translating into MADRPVIIAVDGRSGAGKTTIAVELAALLRRHRAVSLFHLEDIYPGWDGLAGGVERYIDSVLQPLREGLAATWTAWDWEAANDGAARTTAVAPVVLVEGVGSSHGRAADFLDAVIWVDTPSQARKARALARDGETYAPFWDAWAEQEEQLLAGLASAEHADILVDGTHGVANAPESVLDALTQLPAMEHVLGPELARRRGLEFSAIRLDGLPPAEDLFHALYGQAENAVWLDSSMAGDGTAAATKEAAARSRFSIMADNSGGFGQLARHSRGLTTVCSGQVTARIRGPFFRWLDSVWGRKAVRAPQHYPGDFTLGWLGYLGYELKAETGGSARTEESTIPDAALLFAGRAVVMDHQENCLYALTLSGPHQPGSRLEAEDFRTAVRTAHAATQGELASTAGHPASSIHGAAPHFTAWDGERRYKDMIAASQAEIHDGNSYEICLTTQLEAHTTEPVDPWVAYRALRKRNPAPFAAFLRVSSLSVCSTSPERFLRIDADGRMRAEPIKGTRRRDTDPGVDAALKADLASSLKDRAENVMIVDLLRNDLSHFALPESLTVPRLCAIESYATVHQMVSTIEAQLAPGSSRAQAVAAAFPAGSMTGAPKISTMAILDTLEAGPRGIYSGAIGYFSLNAATDLSVVIRTLVLQDKHDGGTHLSLGIGGAITADSEDEAEWQEIQAKAYGVLSTLGSDFPL
- the cls gene encoding cardiolipin synthase, with translation MFWTAFSLPTGSAWLSVLLLIVDLGIRIAVLGIIPGNRRPTTAMAWLLCIFFLPYVGLVLFLMFGNFRLSRRRRESQDAVNQRVVEGTRGIADLVPEYAGPAWVKSAIELNRNLGSFPALGANSVQLIQGYQESLDAMADEVSRAEYFVNAEFYIMSSDGCTDRLFTELEAAAERGVRVRVLFDHIGSIRVPGYRGMIRRLKASKIQWRRMLPLLPVKGQWRRPDLRNHRKILVVDGRVAFTGSQNIIEPSYRKKKNQEIGRKWVELMSRLEGPIVGTLNIMFATDWSAETEENLEDQLATYHWDSFAGASLCQVVPSGPGFVTENNLRLFNTLLYSAEECITISSPYFVPDDSLLYAITTAAQRGVVVELFVSEAGDQFLVHHAQRSYYEALLKAGVRIYLYPKPFVLHAKHFTVDSDVAVIGSSNMDMRSFSLNLEVTVMMIDREVVEQMHAVEDHYRAVSRELKLDEWVNRPVLARYVDNVARLTATLQ
- a CDS encoding HdeD family acid-resistance protein encodes the protein MSTPEVTIDTFALDPHKLTQQAVKGLRIAFAVSGIAALGLGVVLLLWPTKTLAVVAVFLGINFLITGAVKVAVGIFSHSLSAGMRILDVLLGLFILVAGIIALRNSAATGEALLIFTVIMIGIGWIIEGVIAMAEAGKGSTRLWAIVFGAVSVIAGVVVLAVPGWTAAWLLLMTAIMLIVLGIVGLVRAFTFGKQLLAGR
- a CDS encoding aminodeoxychorismate lyase; translated protein: MTVLVFLDPAHPAGRLVDASSPAILATDQGVTRGDGIFESMLAVNGVPRKIQAHLQRLAGSARTMDLTIPPADVWQAAIETAVAAFGAAEGQHSGAAVNGEKQCVVKLIATRGPEGGNTPTAWVQVSAISPALAEQRAKGLDVILLERGYDSDIAIRAPWLLLGAKTLSYAVNMAALRHAHEQGADDVIFTSGDSLVLEGPTSSVLLAHISDDSGVPVKRLITPHLDTGILPGTTQGALFAAAKEAGWELGYGPVTPADLLDADAVWLISSLRLLAPVNTIDGAEIGTAAIRERLSEELSAILATTL
- a CDS encoding Pr6Pr family membrane protein; this translates as MTLSRAFAAVRFIFGAVTLIAVGTQLGIHLGEGYSIVNFFSYFTNLSNIFAAVVLLVESVLTWRGKEGGPAWALLRCISVVCMALVGIVFNTLLRDVDLGSLLPWINTWLHYVMPVAVVADWLIQPPRHSIPLKRVGVAALFPLAYLAYSLIRGAAINWYAYPFINPANGGYGTVAVTCVLIAVGFVAMTLLIMFLGNKLRPLVPKVLLPVSR